Sequence from the Amaranthus tricolor cultivar Red isolate AtriRed21 chromosome 1, ASM2621246v1, whole genome shotgun sequence genome:
AAAGACTTAAAATGCCAATTTTAAACAATTTCAAggatttgaaattgacattttaagtcatgaaacttgacagttttaagacttaaaaggtcaattttaatacttaaaaaatcaactttaagattTAAAGGATTAATTGCAGGACAATAAACTTTGAAATTaaccttttaagtcttaaaattgtatttttaagtcttaaaattaatatgtcagaatattttaaaaattattgggTCTGAGCCAATTGCACGACTAAGGCTGTATTACTTAGATTTGGAGATCTATGTGCTTATCTTGGTATATAAGTTTTTCCATGacaattttaaaaacatttttatacatttttgtttattttatttaaattttcatgGAATGAACCAAAACCCGACCCAAAGAATGACTTCGGGCTTGTCCAATTCTAGGCGGTGCTCTCCCATTTTCCCTGCCAGTATGaatctctttctcttcttttttcatATCAAAAACTGGATCTTTTACCTCTTAATTTCTCCCTTATTGATTTCTTCTTCGAAATCTAGGGTTTATCATCACCTTCTGTAGGAGTACTtggtttttctttctttgagAATTCATCATTCAAAATCGCAGAAATCGGGAGTTTAAGCACAATATTTCAGGTAAAGACAATCTTCCATAATTTCGGTCATGATAGTTggatttaaataaaaaagattttacaTAGAAATTTTGATTGTGGGTATTCTTGTCTTGCTACTGCTATGTTGGTTGTTCTTTTTCTTGTGTCTTGTATTACATTAGAGGACAAACTCTCCTTTAATCAATTTGAGTTTCCTTCATTTGTCAGGCTGATTGAATTTTATTGTCTAATTGTTTTGCTATTATTTGGTAAAGTCAGCTATTATTTTAATTGGGGCTTTTCATTTTTGGTTCTTAATggtttttgattacttttagtCCAAGTTGAATGCGTTAGGAAGTTGTTGCAGGACAATTATTGCAGAAATTCAGCTAATTCTATGAAAATTTATGTAGATTAAAAAATTTTTGGTGTAGGATTgagttagggttttgggttgtgGTTGTTATTCAGTTTAAAGTAATGTTCTTGTTTTGGCTACATATTATATGGAAATATCCCTTGACTTTTGAACTGTTTAGCTTGTTAGCAATTATCAAGCATAATTAGTTGACATTACAGATACCTAATGATCTTCACCAAATTCCTTTTCAGTATCAGCATGTCAAATATTTGGTAATTAGTTGACATTGGAGATATATAAGGATTCATAGCATCTGTCATTGAAACTTGAAAATAATCATGTTTATGATATAATTTCGTGTATTCTTGATGGATCGAAAGATTTGTTGGAGTATTTTTTAGTTGTTAGATTATTATGGACTACAGTATAATAACTCATTCGACAAAAAACAGCCTCCAGTTATAACTTTGCTTACCTCCGGATTCCCAAACCCTGTGGAGTTAGGTTTGGGAATGTTGTGTTTATGTAAAAGATTTAACTAGTAAAGTGAGGTTCCATGATGGAATAAGTGCAACATTACGAGCTGTTGCTGTTGTTTTAGTCACTACACCGTAAGGGTATGTGTGCACAACATTTTAAAAGGGAAAgtaagggaagggaagggaagagaaatgATGGGGTGTTTTCCTTACAAATGGGTAAGGAGTTCTTCCCTTCATCTCTCTTTCCTTCATTTTCATTATCTCTATTTTGCTATCCTAATGTAGGAAATCCAATCCCTCTATTTGATGTTAAACTTAAGTTGTGAATCGAGATTCTGTGATGGATTAAGTGTGACATTACAAGATGCTGCTGGTTTTAGTCACTACACCAAAACTGTATTTATATATCCTAATGGCCCATTACTTTCGAAAATAACCTctacctctttgttatcactataAAGAGTAAGGCTGCGTACACCTGATTCCTAATGACCTGTTACTTTCGAAAATAACCTCTACCTCATTGTTATCACTATAACGATTAAGGCTGCGTACACCTGATTCCTAATGACCTGTTACTTTCAAAAATAACCTCTACCTCATTGTTATCACTGTAAAGAGTAAGGTTCCGTACATTTGATCCTTGATGACTTGTTCTTTTCAAAGATAACTTCTACCTCTTTGTTATCGCTATAAagagtaaggttgcgtacatctgacCCCTGAGCTCACCCTTGGTGTGGGAGCCATTTAAAGGCATTATAACAAAATGTTGTAGTGACCCGTTACTTCGTTAAGGTGTTATTGCATCGGTCTACGTTGTTGAATGCAACTCATTTTGCTTGTCTCTTCTATTTTGGATTCATACTATGTTGATTATGTACTTGGACACCACATGAGTTATGAGAAACCGTTGtctttttttctctaatttcttTTTTAGTATTCCCTTAATTTACGAATCACAACAACTATTTGAAGCCAATTCATGTggataattaatttcaattttatcagCTTTTGTATTTGAGAAGGTACCTGAATTTGGAACTGGGTACTACTAATTCCACCACTGGTTATAGAAATTTACGACTCGTTTGAGTAAAACCAGTTCAGTTCCAAAATTTTAGCCCTGCGCCTACTTTTCTTTCTCCCAAAAACAACAATGGCGAGCAGTCTAAGCCGCAGAATTGTACCAATGGTGAAGATCACACCCTCTACAACCCCGAGTCACTGGACAGAATCGTTGACTCGTATGGTACCAAACTTAGTTTCAGGTTTGAGTTTTTCAACAACCAAAGATGAATCCAAACCCaaagaaaatgatgcaaataaTAACACTACACCAGTAGAAGAAGAGATAGTAAATGTCGACAACGATGAAGAAGACGATGATGGAGAATATGTGAACAAAGAAACCGGTGAGATCGGCGGGCCTAAAGGTCCTGAACCAACTCGTTACGGTGACTGGGAAAAGGGTGGCCGTTGCtctgatttttagtttttagttgGATCTAATATggtttatgttttgatttttatctaaaataataTGTACACCATTATCACCATACTCAGTGTATTTTGCCCAGTGTATTCTGCCTTGAAATAATTTGTACATTGATTACTCAAAACTTCAGTTAcctaattgtttatttattctcaataattatagtttttgattacTAATTTCGATTTGATGAGCTGAATTCTAGCCGATTCGACTTTGGTTTgacttgaaaaataaattaacaatgaTGCAAAACCAATATGAACATAATATTCAATTTTGTCCCGATTAAAATATCTTATTCAAAATCGATTCAATGACTTGATTGGACACTTCTGCCAGTATTAAAGAAAATTCTCATGGTTTTACCTAAAATTCTAGGTAATATAACTATTTACAAATAATATACACATGatcaaaaaatatttacaatttcTTTATTAAGATCGTCACACCATGAGACaacttaataagaaaaaaaatttagtttttatttggtTATTTGGTGTGGAAGTTtaactcaattaattttatcttaaaTATAAATGATTTGGGCTGCTTGTATAGGGCCATGGGTTTGTCccacggtgagacggtcttataTGAGACTTGCTGCTATCTAAGGATTCTCAAATGATACGGTCTTACGGCGTGACCGCTGGCCCAATGCACACTTTACGGTCTTAAAGTGATATTTTATAACGTTAAATTGAtcgcttataattttaaagtagtcatttttatagtcttagagtgataCTTATAAACTTAAAGTGAGCACTTATAACATTAAAACGACTACTTAGAGAATTGGATTAATTATATCGACACGTCTTATGGTGAATCGGTTTCATACAAGACTAGttgtatttgtttttcttttaatgttgTGTCAAAAGTATTTTTAtgagtattttttattatagggtAGATTATTGAGGAAATGAGAGGGCTAAATGAGATTCGATTCCAAAAATTTGCATGAAAAAGACATTATTTGTTcaaaatgatattttaaatggaatataaaaataaaattttcatcgTGATACTTAGTGTACATTAATAATAGAATCTAAATCAATTTAagaaagtaaattgaaaaataatctcTTTTAAATCACAAAAGCTTAACTAAGTTATTacaccatttaaataattaattagagaaattgaCATATTATTATAAGTCGGTTTTATAATGAGATGATCTCAAGATTATAAGGGGTCGGATGCTTGAGGGTACTACATTAAATGAATATCAACGTAATCTAAACTAAGATTCAAcattatgaataatgaaaatcaaATAGAATAAAGCTAGAAAAAGCTTATACtcctataatttaaaaaaaaaaaaaaatctggcAATAATCGtcaataaattttgaaaaaagaaaaaccaagatcaacaaatataattattatctttattttgtgcatatttttttatcaaaattacataaaataattaaagtattcgacaaatttaagaataaaaaaattatttttatcaaagaTATTGTACTTTTGAGAGATCTACCAATTTCAAAAGAAAGGAAAGCATCGATAGCTGCATATGAAATTTGATTGtctttcatttttattcttcctccgtttcataatactcgctacattttctacttttggcaattttatattacttgctatattttcgtttttagtaataaaacaattatttaaagttcaacttacccctatttttatcctactttatactctatactctataataaaatactatactatactttataaagtaacctaacacctatttttcctttttcttttcaattaataataataaaatactatactctataaagtaaacaatcagctacagtgtaggtcaatcacttttcttaattcccgtgccatgcaaatgtagcgactaaaatgaaacggaggaagtattcaATATCCATTGCTTCTTTTGCCAAAGCTGTTAATCCTTTTTTCATATACTCTTATCCTTCCACCTACATCaccaaattaaataaatttacacAACATATGATATTTGATCCTAATTTATCTCTAATTCAagaaataattacaaaaaacaACTATAAATTACATGTACCTTATTAGTTTTTGAAGATAAAAACTATGTTACAttaaaaattgtttatataattactTATATCATctattaaaactaattataattatgcatcattattattaaaaaaacacaaattcttgtacgAGACGATCTAACctgagacatgcctcatactCGGGTTAAATATCCCAATAACAAAAACTTTTAGCTCATAGACTtgtgaaacggtctcatacaagttgttaaaaatattatagAGTTTTACTCCAAAAATTTATAAGtgagtttttgaatttttaaagtaaaaaacaaagatcatatCATATATGAatatgttaaaattaaattttaaaatttaaaattgagtaAATTCGATTGATATGTGTCTTAAGTGATTTAGTCATAAAAAATGGGTTAATATTTATTGTCTTTTGACATTAGACCATTTctataattaaacttttattttaataatagataaatactcctattaattaaactaacataTTTCAATGAAGCGTATTggaatttcatattattttggTGCCACGGGATATTCCGGgatattttttacaaatttagGCCGCCATTCTACGTCGAGACCGATAATAAATTTGTGTAGACGACGGTAATAATGTATAAACTCTATTCTTTTAATCTAAGACACAGCTTCATCAGAATTTGAAGTTAAGGTAGTTTTAATCTAAGATGAGATAAATATTAGGGTTTGAAAAGTTATTTAGGGTTGAGAGTTATTTATTGACTAAGATATTACATTCTCCTATTATTTCAATTGTTCTAATAAAGTTCTAACAACTATTAgaatttgatttaaaatattttttattattatattcaacaGGGATCCAACTTAGTTATTATCGGACTTAGTTGTCATAAAAATATTCTCacatctttttatttgttgaaccCTAACCATCCATTTCTAACTTCCATCCGCATCAAAGGGGTGTATTTATGGGAACAGATAGAAATTTCTtttagggatattatcaatggtactcctGTACTATAGCAATATATCAATGGTATCCCAgttaatttcaatggtacccccaactatatgctaattacaaccgtgacacaaTTAATCATTTTTCCGTTAAGTTGCTGTTAAATCTcgaatttaacctaaccatggttagtttccccctcctcttccttctctccttccatggctgcttcatctcaGGTGGGATTTTCACCATAAAACGAGTTGTTTTAGAGACATTCAAGAAGCTCAAACTGATACACCCAACAAGTACATTATCATCAACtcttccattaaatttatttgaagATAAATCAAGGTACTTCAAATTAGGACAATTTTCCCCAAAATTTGGTATGGAACTTGATATATTAACAGAAGAAAGATCCAAATACTCCAAATTAGAACACCCATTAAGAGAAAATGTTTCTTGTAACTTATTCCTCTTTAAAGCTAAGTGGGTTAACTTCTCACAACCTTGAGAGAACACCCATGGAAGAACTTGTTGCCCAGATAAATGATTTAAAGAAACATCCAAAGTTTTGAGAGAAAGCCCAAAATGAGCCACTTTCAAATCCTTACAAGAATCCAATAAATTGAAGGAAAGATTCAAACTTGATAATGAATTTCCAGGTTCTTTATTGAAGAAAAGAGCAACAATATAGAGCAAAGTTGCTTTATTTTATGTGGGTAAAGTTTCATTAAGCTAAATTTTCAGTTTTACAAGTGGGTTTCAGTGGGTTAGGATTTCATAGTCAGCTAATGAGAAAGCTCAAAGCTTGATTAATGATGGAAAAAACAAAGGAAGATAGAGAAAGAAGAAAGTGGTAAAAGATTGGAGTAAGGAAGAAGAGAAGAGTATATATTAACAGGGAGAATTAAGAAGGAAGACGTAGGGAGGAGTGGAGGAAAAAGCTGGTACTTTCTGCATCCGAATCCGTCCAAGGCACAAGGGAATACTGCTGGTTGTGGAAACTGGATCACCACCACCGGAAAAGGCCGCGGCAGTAGCTCTGCCAGGGCAAACGCAACAACCTCCAGCAGCAGCTCCACATCTCAGCCCCCAACAGGGGCTAATTCACAGCAGCCTCTTTCGCAAGTTTTTACACAGGAGCAATGGAAGATTCTCGCCGGCTTTATCGGTAACACCAAAGTCTCTAATGAAATGTTGACCGGTGAGTTTGATCGTACTTCGTGGATCATCTATACCAGTGCTTCAAGGCATGTAACTTGTTCAGATTCGTGGCTTTTTGATGTATATGATATTAACTGTACCGTGGGTCTTCCAAATGGAAAATCCGTTATAGCCACAAAGTAGGGATCAGTTTATTTGTCTAACAAATGATTACTTAAACATGTGCTTTTTGCTCCGAAATtaagttgtaatttaattttggTTTCGCAATTAATTCATGACTTAAATTGTACTGTACAATTTACTAATACTACTTGTGTTatataggacccgtcgagggaGCTGATTGGAACGAGTGTTAGGAGGGATGGACTTTCTATTTTGACGGTGACAAAACAGTACATTAGATATCGAGCAATGCAGTTTCTTCACCATTGGATTTATGGCACAAGCGACTGGGTCATCCGTCAGAAAAAGTAGTGAAGCTTCTT
This genomic interval carries:
- the LOC130827917 gene encoding uncharacterized protein LOC130827917, which translates into the protein MASSLSRRIVPMVKITPSTTPSHWTESLTRMVPNLVSGLSFSTTKDESKPKENDANNNTTPVEEEIVNVDNDEEDDDGEYVNKETGEIGGPKGPEPTRYGDWEKGGRCSDF